The nucleotide sequence GCTGACCCTGCGCCGCTGGTATGAAACATTCAACGAAAAATGGGATCAGGTCGAGGCATTGGGCTTTGATCAACGCTTCAAGCGGATGTGGGATTTTTATCTGACCTCTTGTGCCGCGACATTTGATAGCAGAAACTGTGACGTAACGCAGATTACCGTGTCGCGACCGAGTTGAGTTAAGGGTCGCGCGCGTCAATAAAAAGGACGCAGTGACATGCCCACAGCCGGACGTCTTGCAGGTGCAATTATTTTTGGTTTGTTCGGGTGGTATATTGCCGGGCTGACAATTCCATTCTTTCCAGAATCGAACGCCCCGGATTTCTGGCTTCCTGTGGTCAGTGCGATTTCTCTGGTTGTCGGGTGGCGTGTTTGTGGGAGCCGTGCAGGACGGGGTTATAACCCGGCGACTGGTGTCGGGCTGACCTGCGGCTTTGCCATTGCGTTTTGCGCGATTTTTGCGTTATCGCTCAACCAGATGATCAGCAATGCGCTACGCAACCGCTACAATGATGGCACGATGGAAGCGGTAATTGATGTGTTCAACCAAATGATCGAGTTTTCGGTCATGTTTTACGATGTCACGTTGATTGCGACCTTGTTCATCGGTGGTGTGGTTTGCGCCTGGGTGACTGAATACTTTGGTCAGCGCTTTCCCTAAGGATGGATCTTTTTGTTTATGGGACGTTGCGCTCGCCCGCTTTGATGGCCGCCGTTTCAGGTGGTGCACCACAGATCGGCATTCCAGCCCAACTTGACGGATACGGTGTTTTTCCAGTCGAAGGCAATGTGGTGCCGTTCATTGCCAAACAGCCGCATTCCGTTGCCGAAGGTGTCATTTACACGGATGTAACCGCCACACAGATAGATCGCCTGAACCTCTATGAAGGCGCGTTTGGTTATCGCATGGTCTCGGTCACCGTGCGAACGCAGGCTGGTCCCTGTGATGTCTCTTGTTATCTGCCGCCTGATGATATCGCGGCAGGGGATGGAACATGGTCATTGAAGGATTGGGAAAAGCACCATCTTGCACCGGCCATCTTGGCGGCGACTGAGCTCTTTGCCCGCGATCCACTCCCCTCGTCAGTTGCACTGCGCAAGATGTGGCCGATGATCGAAGCGCGGGCATGGGCGAAGCATCGTGCGACGACCGGCCCTGCGACATCGCGGTATGCTCCGGCGGCCAACGACTTTGACATCAAATGCGCGCATGCGCCACGCGGAAACTTCTTTTTGTTTCAGACCGTTGATCTGGTTCACCGCCGATTTGACGGCAGCATGAGCGAAGAGCTGACACGCGAGGCGTTTTACGGCATCGATGCCGCAATAGTTTTGCCCTATGATGCGGGCAGAGATCGTGTGTTGCTGGTCGAACAGGCGCGCGTCGGGCCGAGGCTGCGGCATGATCCGAACCCGTGGATGCTGGAGCCTGTTGCGGGCATTATTGATGCACGCGAAACGCCCGAAGGTGCCGCCCGGCGCGAATGCGAAGAAGAGGCGGGTCTTCACGTGAAAGAACTGGTTCCAGCGGGTTCATTTTATGTGTCTCCGGGGGCGACGACTGATTACTTCTACACCTATGTCGGGCTATGCGATCTGCCACAGCAGCAGGCCTATGGCGGTGGGCTTGAACAAGAGGCAGAGGATCTGCGCCTGCATCCGATGTCTTTTGACGCCGCTTTGGATCTGGCTGACAGCGGCGAAATCTCCACTGGTCCGGCACTTTTCCTGCTGCATTGGTTGTTACGCCATAGGGACCGTCTGCGTATGCGGGCCTGATCCTTTGTTTGCTTGATGTTGGCTGATGGCAGTCCTACACAGAACGCAACCGAGTGAAAGGGCCGTGACATGACCATTAGAACCGATCTTGCAGATGCCGTTGGGAACACGCCCCTGATCAAACTGCGTGCCGCGTCCGAGGCGACGGGATGCACCATTCTGGGCAAGGCCGAGTTCCTGAATCCCGGCCAATCGGTCAAGGATCGCGCAGCGCTCTTCATGATCAAAGACGCGATTGCGCGTGGCACGCTTAGACCGGGTGGCACGATTGTTGAAGGCACAGCGGGCAACACAGGGATTGGCCTGGCGCTTGTTGGGGCGTCTATGGGGTTCAAGACGGTGATTGTGATCCCCGAAACCCAAAGTCAGGAAAAGAAGGACATGATCCGTGTGGCGGGCGCCCAATTGGTTGAGGTTCCAGCGGTGCCTTACGCCAACCCGAACAACTATGTGAAGTATTCCGGGCGTCTGGCTGCGGCCCTCAATGAAATCGAACCGAATGGTGCAATCTGGGCGAACCAGTTTGACAACACTGCGAACCGACAGGCCCATATCGAAACCACGGGCCCCGAGATTTGGGACCAAACAGACGGAAAAGTCGATGGCTTCACCTGCGCTTGCGGATCTGGGGGTACGCTGGCGGGTGTTGGTCAGGTGCTGCAGCCAAAGGGCGTCAAAGTCGGTATCTCCGATCCTGATGGGTCAGGTCTGTACAAGCTTTACACTGATCAGGTGCCACCAGCTAGCAACTCCATCACCGAAGGGATCGGGCAGGGCCGGATTACGGCCAATCTCGAAGGCTTTACCCCTGATTTTGCGTATAAGATCCCGGATGCAGAGGCGTTACCCATCGTTTTTGATCTTCTGCAGCATGAGGGTCTCTGCATGGGGGGCTCGACAGGCATCAACATCGCGGGTGCAATACGTCTGGCCCGTGATATGGGCCCCGGACATACCATTGTGACGATCCTGTGTGACTATGGCACCCGGTACCAATCGAAGATTTTTAATCCAACCTTCCTGCGCGACAAAGGCTTGCCCGTGCCCGTGTGGATGGAAGCCGAGGTCGACGTACCAGAGGTGTTCGAAGACGTATGATCCGCTCTTACATAGCATTTTTTCTGCTGTGTCTGTGCTTGGTCACCCATCCTGTAGCGGCGGCCGCACAAGAACAGGATATCGCGGAAACTGTCTTCGACGATACTGAAGTCTTTGAGCGCTTGGCCCAAAGGGCCGAGGCTTTGGCCGCAAACCAAGAAGCTTCATCGTTTTCAATCAGTCGGTTACGTGCCGAACTTGTGGTTTGGCGCGATGAGTTTCTAGTGCGTTCGAATGTGAATGCAGGGCGCCTGGCTACAGTTGATGCACAGCTTTCGGCATTGGGCCCGGTCCCCGAAAGTGGCGAAGAGGCGTTAAGTGTCGCGGCCCGTCGGGATGCGCTGGTGGCACAACGCACCGCGCTGATGGCACCCCGGCTACTGGCGCAGGAGGCGCATGCCCGGGCGAACGGGCTGATCAGTGAATTTGATGCGCAATCGCTGCAACAGCAAACCAGTCAACTGACGAACCGTGGCCCCTCGCCGTTGAACCCATCGCACATCACGGGCGCAATGGCAGCAGTCTGGGGGCTAATCGAGGTGATCGGCGTCGAAATCCGTGTGGGCTTTGCGACCAAATGGCAATCTGGCCAGTTGGGTCAGGCCTTGCCGCGATCAGTGCTATTGTTCGTGGTCGGTATTGCGTTGTTAGGGGCGGGAAGGCGCTTGGTGACGCGTTGGCGCACCAATTTTGACAAAGACGTGGGGGGGCCGTGGCACCCGTTCTTTAGATTTTTCTTTTCCGCTGCGCAGTTGATAGTGCCACTACTTGGTATTTTTATTTTATCAGAGGCGCTGCATTCACTGGATATTGTTGGCCTGCGCGGCGGTGATGTTGTTGAGGCGATCCCGGTCGCTGGATCATTTGTTATTCTGGGTTGGTGGTTATCGCGTCTGATCTTTCCTGCAGGTGAGGACGTCGGCTATCTGGGGTATAGTGCGAAGACACGTGCCAAGGGCCGCAGGTTGGGCAGCGCGATCGCCTGGGTGATGGCGATCGGAACACTTGTCGGATCAGGACTGCGCACAATGGAGATGACGCGCGGTGCAGAGGCGGCATTTACCTGGCCATTTCTGGTAACCCTTGGTTTCTTGTTTTGGCGTCTTGGTCGGGCGATTTCCACAAAACCGGTTGAACGTGCCGGAGCGGTGTTGTCAGCAGGGCGGATGCGCGGCTATCTTGGACGGGCCGTGACCATCGTCGCGATATTGGGGCCGTTGTTGGCCGCGTTTGGCTATTCAGAGGCTGGGACGGCGCTGTTGGGTCCGGCAATCGTGTCTGTGGCGCTAATCGGTGTATTGTTTCTGCTACAACGCATCGTGCATGAGGTCACACGCACTCCGGAGAACGAAGAAGACTTCCGTGGTGTTTATGCGTTAATCCCGGTCTTCATCAGCTTTGTGCTTTTCTTGATGAGCTTGCCGATCTTTGCGCTGATCTGGGGGGCGCGCGTTGCGGATCTGACCGAACTCTGGACCCGCTTTCGCGAGGGGTTTGCCTTGGGTGATACGCGAATATCGCCGACAGATTTTCTGATGTTCGCGGCCGTATTTGCGGTTGGCTACGTGCTGACCCGGTTCATCCAAAGCACGCTGCGTAAGTCAGTTCTGCCGCGCACCCGGCTTGATCTGGGCGGGCAGAACGCCATCGTTGCGGGGTTTGGGTATGTTGGTATCATTCTTGCGGCGATCATCGCGATCACCAGCGCCGGAATTGACCTGTCCAATCTGGCGATTGTCGCCGGTGCGCTATCGGTGGGTATTGGTTTTGGCCTGCAAAACATCGTCTCGAACTTTGTCTCAGGCATTATCCTGCTGATCGAACGACCCGTCAGCGAAGGCGACTGGATCGAAGTTGGCGGCCAGATGGGTTATGTGCGCGCAATCTCTGTTCGCTCGACGCGGATAGAAACCTTTGACCGGACCGATGTGATCATTCCGAACGCTGATCTGGTAAGCGGGCAGGTGACGAACTGGACCCGTGGCAACTTGGTGGGCCGCGTGATTGTGCCCGTGGGTGTCGCCTATGGCAGTGACGTTGATAAGGTGACAGAGATATTGCAGGGGATCGCCGAAGCGCATCCGCTGGTCGTTATGGCACCGCCACCAGCCGTTCTGTTTCAGGGTTTTGGCGCGGATTCCTGGATTTTGAGATCAGGGCGATCCTGCGTGATGTTAACTATGTGCTGGTGACAAAATCCGAGATGAACCACGCCATCGCCAAAGAATTTGCTGCAGCGGGCATTGAGATCCCGTTCGCCCAGCGTGACATCTGGCTGCGCAATCCCGAAGTGCTGAAGGACCCGACACCATCATGACCGAACTGCTTTTCCGTAAAGACGCTTATGCCCGCGAAGCAAAAGGTAAGGTGACCGAGATCACGTCGGAAGGCGGGATCGTTTTGGATGGGACGATCTTTTATCCAACCTCCGGTGGCCAGCCAGGTGACAGCGGAATACTGCGCTGGAAAGGGGGCGAGATCGAAATCGCGACCACCGT is from Yoonia sp. GPGPB17 and encodes:
- a CDS encoding TrgA family protein is translated as MPTAGRLAGAIIFGLFGWYIAGLTIPFFPESNAPDFWLPVVSAISLVVGWRVCGSRAGRGYNPATGVGLTCGFAIAFCAIFALSLNQMISNALRNRYNDGTMEAVIDVFNQMIEFSVMFYDVTLIATLFIGGVVCAWVTEYFGQRFP
- a CDS encoding NUDIX domain-containing protein; its protein translation is MDLFVYGTLRSPALMAAVSGGAPQIGIPAQLDGYGVFPVEGNVVPFIAKQPHSVAEGVIYTDVTATQIDRLNLYEGAFGYRMVSVTVRTQAGPCDVSCYLPPDDIAAGDGTWSLKDWEKHHLAPAILAATELFARDPLPSSVALRKMWPMIEARAWAKHRATTGPATSRYAPAANDFDIKCAHAPRGNFFLFQTVDLVHRRFDGSMSEELTREAFYGIDAAIVLPYDAGRDRVLLVEQARVGPRLRHDPNPWMLEPVAGIIDARETPEGAARRECEEEAGLHVKELVPAGSFYVSPGATTDYFYTYVGLCDLPQQQAYGGGLEQEAEDLRLHPMSFDAALDLADSGEISTGPALFLLHWLLRHRDRLRMRA
- a CDS encoding cysteine synthase A, with amino-acid sequence MTIRTDLADAVGNTPLIKLRAASEATGCTILGKAEFLNPGQSVKDRAALFMIKDAIARGTLRPGGTIVEGTAGNTGIGLALVGASMGFKTVIVIPETQSQEKKDMIRVAGAQLVEVPAVPYANPNNYVKYSGRLAAALNEIEPNGAIWANQFDNTANRQAHIETTGPEIWDQTDGKVDGFTCACGSGGTLAGVGQVLQPKGVKVGISDPDGSGLYKLYTDQVPPASNSITEGIGQGRITANLEGFTPDFAYKIPDAEALPIVFDLLQHEGLCMGGSTGINIAGAIRLARDMGPGHTIVTILCDYGTRYQSKIFNPTFLRDKGLPVPVWMEAEVDVPEVFEDV